The following proteins are encoded in a genomic region of Bacillus sp. FJAT-22090:
- a CDS encoding MerR family transcriptional regulator — MEYTVQKLGQLAGISTRTLRYYDEIGLLKPARINSSGYRIYGSAEIDKLQQILFYRELGVNLDQIKEIMTSDTFDRSIALKEHREKLLEKRTQLDLLIANVDKSIQQTERGIIMSDKEKFEGFKQKMVEDNEKQYGKEIREKYGEEAVNKSNAKVKGMTQAQYEEVTNLAEEIAVNLKAAMATGDPNSELAQKTADLHRQWLSFYWNEYTKEAHAGVAQMYVDDERFTAYYDKIQPGAAEFLRDAVHIYTKN, encoded by the coding sequence GTGGAATATACGGTACAAAAGCTTGGCCAGCTAGCAGGAATTAGTACTAGAACTCTTCGATATTATGACGAGATCGGACTACTTAAGCCCGCACGCATTAATTCATCTGGCTACCGTATTTATGGGTCTGCTGAAATAGATAAACTGCAACAAATTTTGTTTTATAGGGAGCTTGGAGTGAACCTAGATCAGATTAAAGAAATTATGACTTCTGATACATTCGACCGTTCCATTGCATTGAAAGAACATCGAGAAAAACTGTTAGAAAAAAGAACACAATTGGATTTATTGATTGCAAACGTCGATAAATCCATTCAACAAACGGAGAGGGGAATTATCATGTCAGATAAAGAGAAATTTGAAGGGTTTAAGCAAAAAATGGTGGAAGATAATGAGAAACAATATGGGAAAGAAATTCGTGAAAAGTACGGAGAGGAAGCAGTAAATAAATCCAACGCAAAAGTTAAAGGAATGACACAAGCTCAGTATGAGGAAGTTACGAATTTAGCGGAGGAGATTGCAGTAAATTTAAAAGCAGCAATGGCAACTGGTGATCCTAATAGTGAACTTGCTCAAAAGACAGCAGATTTACATCGCCAATGGCTAAGCTTTTACTGGAACGAGTATACGAAAGAGGCACATGCAGGTGTTGCTCAAATGTATGTGGACGATGAACGGTTTACCGCATATTATGATAAAATTCAACCTGGTGCGGCTGAGTTTTTAAGAGATGCAGTTCACATATACACAAAAAACTAA
- a CDS encoding NUDIX hydrolase, whose amino-acid sequence MFSWQGAAGICINDQNEILMVLQAAPGEEKKWTVPSGTLEEGETFEECCEREFWEETGFRVRTLENVHYKSGVLSDYGISYKVDYFLVEIVSGEITIQDPDEFIHEIAWQPVDELSKLPLAYPEDVDIIQTVISMQKN is encoded by the coding sequence ATGTTTAGCTGGCAAGGTGCAGCAGGAATTTGTATAAATGATCAAAATGAAATTTTAATGGTACTTCAAGCTGCTCCGGGAGAAGAGAAGAAATGGACTGTTCCATCAGGCACACTAGAAGAAGGAGAAACATTTGAAGAATGCTGCGAAAGAGAGTTTTGGGAGGAAACAGGTTTCAGAGTACGTACATTGGAAAATGTTCATTACAAAAGTGGGGTACTGAGTGACTATGGAATATCCTACAAAGTAGATTATTTCTTAGTCGAAATAGTCAGCGGAGAAATTACAATTCAAGATCCAGACGAATTTATTCATGAAATTGCTTGGCAACCAGTGGATGAACTTTCTAAGCTGCCTCTTGCCTATCCTGAAGATGTAGACATTATCCAAACAGTTATCTCCATGCAAAAAAACTAA
- a CDS encoding cupin domain-containing protein: MDAEYYIKQLGLEPHPEGGYFKSTFASEESVSSRKLYTSIYFLLGADDVSHFHRLKSDELWYFHGGSSLLVHVIDEDGNYVEHKVGLDIENGETPQVLVPKNSIFGSSVMENGSFSLVGCMVAPGFEYEDFELFTQSELLDKYPQHEQIIRKLAYEKL, from the coding sequence ATGGATGCAGAATATTACATAAAACAGCTTGGGTTAGAACCTCATCCAGAAGGAGGATATTTTAAAAGTACCTTTGCTTCTGAAGAATCAGTAAGCAGTAGAAAGTTATATACTAGCATTTACTTTTTACTAGGAGCTGATGATGTATCTCACTTTCATCGTCTGAAGTCCGATGAACTATGGTATTTTCATGGTGGTAGCTCGTTATTAGTGCATGTGATTGATGAGGATGGTAACTACGTAGAGCACAAGGTAGGATTGGATATTGAAAATGGAGAAACCCCACAAGTCCTTGTACCGAAAAACTCTATTTTCGGGTCCTCGGTTATGGAGAATGGATCTTTTTCTCTCGTTGGATGCATGGTTGCACCAGGATTTGAATATGAAGATTTCGAGCTTTTCACTCAAAGCGAGTTATTAGACAAATATCCACAGCACGAACAAATCATTCGCAAGCTGGCGTATGAAAAATTATAA
- a CDS encoding histidine phosphatase family protein, translating into MTTIGFVRHGVTAWNKEGRAQGNTDVPLDEEGIEMAEHVADRIQLEEWDVIYTSPLIRAKKTAEIIAEKQSGAELFTDKRLGEIGGGIIEGTTEEERVAKWGAAWRDQDLGFEPEEVIISRGMSFIEDVKQAHPGKRVLVVSHGGFISRLLNALIPNGEFSKDIGNTSVTVVELKENKNLCHLFNCMKHLEAREV; encoded by the coding sequence ATGACAACAATAGGGTTTGTACGGCATGGAGTGACAGCTTGGAACAAAGAAGGAAGAGCGCAAGGAAATACAGATGTTCCGTTAGATGAGGAAGGAATTGAAATGGCAGAGCACGTTGCCGATAGAATTCAATTGGAAGAATGGGATGTCATTTATACAAGTCCATTAATTCGAGCGAAAAAAACTGCAGAGATCATAGCTGAAAAACAATCTGGAGCTGAACTTTTTACAGATAAGCGGTTAGGAGAAATTGGTGGGGGCATAATAGAAGGAACGACCGAAGAAGAACGTGTAGCCAAATGGGGAGCAGCATGGAGAGATCAGGACTTGGGATTTGAGCCAGAAGAGGTCATTATTTCTCGAGGGATGTCTTTTATAGAAGATGTGAAACAAGCACATCCAGGCAAACGGGTATTAGTGGTAAGTCACGGAGGCTTCATTAGTAGACTATTAAATGCACTTATTCCTAATGGAGAATTTTCAAAGGATATTGGGAATACATCTGTAACAGTCGTTGAATTAAAGGAAAATAAAAATTTATGTCATTTGTTTAATTGTATGAAGCACTTAGAAGCGAGGGAAGTTTAA
- a CDS encoding winged helix-turn-helix transcriptional regulator codes for MKICPYLESSFQILGRRWNGLIVHYLSNCPNYTAHFSDLKKDLTDITPRALSLKLTELAEHGLVEKKMSTEQSVQISYHLTDTGQELAEALKPVHAWAKKHISLEN; via the coding sequence ATGAAAATTTGCCCATATCTAGAATCATCCTTTCAAATACTTGGCAGACGATGGAACGGTTTAATCGTGCATTACTTATCCAATTGCCCAAATTATACAGCTCATTTCTCAGACCTGAAAAAGGACTTAACTGATATTACACCTCGTGCTTTATCGTTAAAATTGACGGAACTTGCAGAACACGGTTTAGTCGAGAAGAAAATGAGCACGGAGCAGTCAGTTCAAATCTCCTATCACCTAACAGATACAGGTCAGGAGCTTGCGGAAGCACTTAAACCAGTGCATGCTTGGGCAAAAAAACATATTTCTTTAGAAAATTAA
- a CDS encoding DsbA family protein, with product MTNKNAMMCDLETGICGPVDEGNTAMGLIDLTAPNKKIDVYYVTDPICSHCWALEPTLRKFVEEYGNYINMHTLMGGLLEKWDGFADVANGISGPADVAAHWREVGDHTRMPIDGSFWLEDPVSSSYIPSRVFKTIQKLDLNLAHIFLRKAREAVFPFNKNIASDEVLIDIINEMGLKGEEIVKESHLAVAQASLEEDFKMASKLGVRGFPTIIFLNEEQKGVKVVGARPYEYYVQALQQMLPDENIQPKKAPKLQNILVKEELLFSREIEELYGLDQQDIASFVEKELVEGSYYVDRVLGENYFKLIK from the coding sequence ATGACGAATAAAAACGCTATGATGTGTGACTTAGAAACAGGTATATGCGGTCCTGTTGATGAAGGAAATACTGCAATGGGGCTAATCGACCTAACTGCTCCAAACAAAAAAATAGATGTATATTATGTTACGGATCCAATTTGTTCACACTGCTGGGCTCTAGAACCCACATTACGTAAATTTGTAGAAGAATACGGAAATTATATTAATATGCATACTTTAATGGGTGGTCTACTCGAAAAATGGGATGGATTTGCAGATGTTGCTAATGGAATTTCTGGACCAGCGGATGTTGCGGCCCATTGGCGAGAGGTAGGAGACCACACTCGTATGCCAATAGATGGATCATTTTGGTTAGAAGACCCTGTGTCATCTTCTTATATTCCATCTCGTGTATTTAAAACCATTCAAAAACTAGATTTAAACTTAGCACATATCTTTTTACGTAAAGCGAGAGAAGCAGTATTTCCATTTAATAAAAACATTGCAAGTGATGAAGTATTAATCGACATCATCAATGAAATGGGATTAAAAGGTGAGGAAATTGTGAAAGAATCTCACCTTGCAGTTGCACAAGCTAGCCTGGAAGAAGATTTTAAAATGGCTAGTAAATTAGGTGTTCGAGGATTCCCTACTATTATTTTCTTAAACGAAGAACAAAAAGGAGTTAAAGTGGTAGGGGCCCGTCCATATGAATATTATGTGCAAGCATTACAACAAATGCTTCCTGATGAAAATATTCAACCTAAGAAGGCTCCAAAGCTACAAAATATATTAGTAAAAGAAGAGCTATTATTCTCCCGTGAAATTGAAGAATTATATGGCTTAGATCAACAGGATATTGCTTCATTTGTTGAAAAGGAATTAGTCGAAGGATCCTATTATGTGGATAGAGTACTTGGAGAAAATTATTTTAAGCTGATTAAATAA